ACGCCGCAGCTGATCGCCGGGAACGCGACCGAGTGCAGGCCCATCTGTTCGGCCAGGCGCAGCGAGCGCCAATAGCAGTTGGCCAGCAGCGCCGGCTCGTCGTGGGCGCCGTCGCGCCACACCGGGCCCACGGTATGCAGCACGTGGCGGGCCTTGAGCCGGTAGCCGGCGGTGGCGCGCACTTCGCCGACCGGGCAGCGCACGCCCGGCTTCAGTTCCGGCAGGCGCTGGCATTCCTCCAGCAACGCCGGGCCGGCGGCGCGATGGATCGCCCCGTCCACGCCGCCGCCGCCGAGCAGGGTTTCGTTTGCCGCGTTGACGATGGCGTCCACGTCCAGTTCGGTGATGTCGCCTTGCCAGATTTCTATCTTCATGACGCGATCTTTATGGGATTCCAATGATGGAAACGT
The Xanthomonas sp. AM6 DNA segment above includes these coding regions:
- a CDS encoding O-acetyl-ADP-ribose deacetylase: MKIEIWQGDITELDVDAIVNAANETLLGGGGVDGAIHRAAGPALLEECQRLPELKPGVRCPVGEVRATAGYRLKARHVLHTVGPVWRDGAHDEPALLANCYWRSLRLAEQMGLHSVAFPAISCGVYGYPLHQAARIAVAETTAWQRAHAVPKRVILVAYNEATYKAYQQALMQSQLQVA